A single region of the Diadema setosum chromosome 14, eeDiaSeto1, whole genome shotgun sequence genome encodes:
- the LOC140237954 gene encoding NAD-dependent protein deacylase-like, producing MAGAGMSVDGGIPDFVDIKKALPEVSFLGLGVRELSNSELFLKNPQFAWGIFGKRMRDYRRCSPHVGYTYLLNWCKTKSLSFVYTSNIDRHFLRAGFSPGSVVECHRSLYELQCAVPCCDEVWDGSDVEVEFDERTLHAVGKLPRCPSCGGVARPCTQLARDSRWLNRLSQQREREMDQSLTNLDQSRSIVVVEIGCGVQMPKVRNKSEWLVSSLRRARHETVFVRVNPLTDHLRMPVPRHPDDIALGMKALDALRGMDVIVSSCDHSQYDSA from the coding sequence ATGGCAGGAGCGGGGATGAGTGTAGACGGCGGCATACCCGACTTCGTCGATATCAAGAAGGCTCTCCCTGAGGTTAGCTTCCTTGGTCTTGGAGTCAGAGAATTATCGAACTCCGAGCTTTTCCTCAAGAACCCGCAATTTGCCTGGGGCATTTTTGGAAAGCGAATGCGAGATTATCGTCGCTGCTCACCCCATGTCGGATACACTTATCTCCTGAACTGGTGCAAGACCAAGTCCCTTTCTTTCGTCTACACCAGTAATATCGACAGACACTTCTTGAGAGCAGGATTTTCTCCCGGAAGCGTGGTGGAGTGTCATCGCTCCCTCTACGAGCTCCAGTGTGCCGTTCCGTGCTGCGATGAAGTTTGGGACGGCAGCGACGTCGAAGTCGAGTTTGACGAACGGACCCTCCATGCTGTCGGAAAATTGCCGCGGTGTCCGAGCTGTGGCGGTGTGGCTCGCCCCTGTACGCAGCTGGCAAGGGACTCTCGATGGCTCAACAGGCTGAGCCAACAGCGCGAGAGGGAGATGGATCAGTCCCTGACAAATCTGGATCAGTCCCGCTCCATCGTGGTTGTAGAGATTGGATGCGGTGTTCAAATGCCAAAGGTGCGAAACAAATCGGAGTGGCTTGTGTCCAGTCTAAGGAGAGCTCGCCACGAAACGGTGTTTGTCCGTGTGAACCCCCTTACAGACCATCTCAGGATGCCAGTGCCGCGACATCCCGACGACATCGCACTCGGCATGAAAGCCCTCGACGCTCTGCGCGGGATGGACGTTATCGTTTCTTCTTGCGATCACTCGCAATATGATAGTGCATGA
- the LOC140237580 gene encoding uncharacterized protein yields the protein MEERETLFVGQSWETSVTAPRIGDEPSGLFNLDMDLDPGNSTVEGVVDSTKLMVDPSATSTVDLAELFPDLTDILDDSGNRAVALRAALEEEEAGALKNVHLAASPDVAVTKATVGNGLRRQLPSTSSCASGSEMSDYEEGLSPAEVDTTLENFFNTFTDIQGFLDVPAEETGPTATVDAATVRSLIDTPTNDTGSSLSNVLTVDTDSLALSAVSAEKRIKSEGEEEEEEGEENACHVAKKSRRAPSTNTSPVDVYRQRRIKNNIACKRARQNRKKRENDLVVTANELEAENAVLRAKIEELTEIAELSRRALVKVLAK from the exons ATGGAGGAGAGGGAGACATTATTTGTGGGACAGTCGTGGGAGACGTCAGTTACTGCACCACGCATCGGCGACGAGCCGAGTGGCCTCTTTAACC TGGACATGGACCTGGACCCAGGCAATAGCACAGTGGAAGGTGTCGTCGACAGCACCAAGCTGATGGTAGACCCGTCTGCGACCAGCACGGTTGACCTCGCTGAACTCTTCCCAGACCTCACCGACATCCTTGATGACAGCGGCAACAGGGCAGTTGCACTCAGGGCTGCactagaggaggaggaggcgggtGCGCTCAAGAATGTGCATCTGGCAGCCTCTCCTGATGTAGCGGTCACCAAGGCAACAGTTGGAAATGGTCTGAGGAGGCAGCTCCCCTCGACCTCGTCTTGCGCCTCTGGCAGCGAGATGAGCGACTACGAGGAAGGGCTGAGCCCTGCGGAGGTGGACACAACGTTGGAAAATTTCTTCAACACGTTCACAGATATCCAGGGCTTTCTCGATGTCCCG GCTGAAGAGACCGGTCCCACAGCCACTGTCGATGCTGCCACTGTGCGAAGCCTGATTGATACCCCGACAAACGATACTGGATCATCCTTATCAAATGTTCTTACCGTCGACACCGATTCTCTAGCTTTGTCTGCAGTCAGCGCCGAGAAGCGCATCAAATctgaaggagaagaagaggaggaggagggagaggaaaaTGCTTGCCATGTGGCCAAGAAATCACGCCGTGCCCCTTCGACAAATACAAGTCCTGTGGATGTGTACAGACAGCGACGGATCAAGAACAACATTGCCTGCAAGCGTGCCAGGCAAAACCGAAAGAAGCGCGAGAATGACCTGGTGGTCACCGCCAACGAGCTAGAGGCCGAGAACGCCGTCCTGAGGGCAAAGATTGAAGAGCTCACCGAGATCGCAGAGCTCTCCCGCCGCGCTCTGGTCAAAGTTCTGGCCAAGTAA